From the genome of Hymenobacter cellulosilyticus, one region includes:
- the porL gene encoding type IX secretion system motor protein PorL/GldL encodes MLIVGLGTEALIFLLSAFQPASHEPDWSLVYPELSEGYDPSTGSKSFSTSDNNSMGLTKKLDDMLKDANVTPEAISSLGAGLNRLSTTTQQLSSLGDATNATEEYTTKVRSAAQSLERINEAYSQTAQAIGAMSEATSDAREYHLQVQNVTKNLGALNAVYEMELQDANTHLKSMNKFYGTLSQAMENLTEAGKETDQFKQEVTQLTSNLGSLNRVYGNMLNAMRATS; translated from the coding sequence ATGCTTATCGTTGGTCTCGGCACTGAAGCATTGATTTTCTTACTTAGTGCGTTCCAGCCTGCTTCACACGAGCCAGATTGGTCGTTGGTTTACCCTGAACTGAGCGAAGGATATGATCCTTCTACCGGAAGCAAAAGCTTCTCTACTTCGGACAACAATAGCATGGGTTTGACCAAGAAATTGGATGACATGCTAAAGGATGCCAACGTGACGCCAGAGGCTATTTCTTCTTTGGGTGCTGGTTTGAACCGTCTGTCGACGACCACGCAGCAACTCTCTTCGCTGGGTGATGCTACTAACGCTACCGAAGAGTACACCACAAAGGTTCGTTCGGCTGCTCAGTCGCTGGAGCGCATCAACGAAGCGTATTCGCAAACGGCTCAGGCTATTGGCGCAATGTCTGAAGCTACTTCTGATGCTCGCGAGTACCACCTGCAGGTGCAGAACGTAACCAAAAACTTGGGCGCTCTGAATGCAGTGTACGAAATGGAGCTGCAGGATGCTAACACGCACCTGAAGTCCATGAACAAATTCTATGGCACTCTGAGCCAGGCTATGGAGAACCTGACCGAAGCTGGCAAAGAAACCGACCAGTTCAAGCAGGAAGTAACTCAGTTGACCAGCAACCTGGGTTCGTTGAACCGGGTGTATGGCAACATGCTCAACGCTATGCGTGCTACCAGCTAA